The DNA window catatcctagagttttgtacaattatgttcaaccatctctgagaaacaagttcagagcgggaaagaagaaaaagaagatgaagaatatatacatgtattaagaaccgacaacacctgggggtcattaatgtactttacaccagttgatgcatcataatgactttagaagatattttgtattttcctgtttcgtggggtcagaacagtcccataaggtcatgacctacattgtatttgatgcattataatacattaagaaagaaatactccttccttcctattattactcatataaaaaatataagtgtcttcacttacttacatatgaaatacacaaaattaataagaaattgtttatacagggtcaatatggggtcaactcaacagtgcatgcagtctgacaaatgaaaaaaataacttttgcaactaaaatgacagaaactttacaaatgcgataggataggtaacgatgataagcttatttaaatattaaaagatgatgatacagtatgctgtcaaagggagattacatttagaaagtgaaagtagaacttatatacatgtgtatgtatgctggcaggaatcccatgctggcatcttattatattgtgctactgctactacatgtattatgcttacctaaattggtcaacatcataatgataatccaattaaaacacaataatgaattcctttagctgatcttaactaccgtaatccttttttgcatacggaaaacacagacatgtatgtatgggtgttgctaaaacgcggaacggaaaacggaacgggatggaaaatatcatcacgtttatcccttaaaaagggtatagactggccagaaacgatttactttgtatcttttatttatatctaatgaatgattatcaacatgttgctatcttattaatattcatatgaatgtctatcaattatagcattgtattcatttggctttagttgagtacgaaacggaaaaatcaaatgtatacgaattgtgaaacattaacatgattaaacgagcaaattagctataactttttacttatttctcttatatggtattgctggcatattagtgtaacgtacgcagttagtgaaagcgttttatgcgtgttttgagtatttttatattattttcaaatatgatgtacatgtatatacttacatcaaaattgaattttcggtgttctagacgattttttatcatacagacgatacagtatcattgagatggaagaaaaaaactgtaggactgacgacattaaaaaattaaaatacagtaaacattaaaatacccggtaatttgtgaaactagtaatttgtgaaactagtatttttagcaatgcaattttgtttacgtttgcattacaaagcatgcagttgtttattccagcagctatatacatatgatccgaatagagagctctagacgttgcctggtttgattttccgattatatattgggactatagtctgtcgatcccaaaatattcatgcagcacatttggacgatttataatggaaaatgttgacatcttttctccatttggaagtcactcagaagaccttgcacaatttttcaacaccatcatccgggtctgttaaaatgcaaaaccccgtagacttctttatttttagccgtgtatttataccagctgataagctagagaggacgttttaaagaaagaataatgagaatgtttaatgcttctaaaagagaatcgcttgaaccctgagatatatataaatatacagcaaaaagtgaatcgaggatattttgggacagaatatagtggtcaatgcatgtactgttaattctgaggaaataaatattcttgaataaataatctaatattgctaatctttcaaaaaaaattaaaaaggtacattaagtatatcgttttagcatacttaacaaatctatgaggtaaataacattagataagattttccgttttccttccgttccgttttccgttccgcattttagcaacacccatgtatgtatacactgaacccatctaatcgaagagctgggtaaaactagtacccgctaatgagacatgcaaacctgtgttgtgtacgtaacttcagacaaagatcagtcatttgtaacatgcatgtatttttatgacctattcttcaaatccacttgcactattttattaggtaaataacagctttaaggtggtgcaggacacctgcatattgtgatgtacatgtatacttcctattgagataaacaatgaaGTATGTTGACtgttgattaaatatttaccccccaaataatgttacttaacattgaagcgcaatgggttagagcgtttacatgtctgtaagagcattggggtccaaggtgtatttttggtaatttacgaattttcatggggagggggggtctggacccctcactcccaccccttctctaaatctgtgcacacgatgatgttcatgttggcacacagaagcaaatctaaaaccggcaaccgccacggggagggggcataatttaatttttaattttgtttgtaataattatatagaccattatacttcctatgacataaaatgttaagattattgattaactgaaaattcactgcaaacagttctaccccaaattgcacataaagtgctgctcatgtcacgatgtgtattatcatatgggcagggatctcatccttcagttatgaaaattataatttttaaatgtattaccggagtttgcatgtagccttcatttttaattaaactggtataaaacagtgttatttaggggcaaacacatggtgcgggtattactgtctaatgacagcatctagtttcttttatttttgtcaatgtaTATGATACTTTAACTTcaatgatgattttttaatgtgttttacggtgctaccgttatGGCGAGcacagcaagaattacacatacattgcatcattgtcaacttagtgTAGTCGCGTTATTTAGTTACCAACTAAAATCAATCAATTTTAGAGAGGGTGAGAGaaacagacagagagacagagacagacggTGTGTAGATTCAATGTTGAGGtacatcctcagttagtgtagattcaaagttgggaaaatcatgacccccgggggtagggtggggccacaatggggaatcaaatttttacataggaatatatagagtaaatctttaaaaatcttcttctcaaacactaatcaaccaggaaagctgaaacttgcgtggaagcatcctcaggtagtgtagattcaaagttgtgaaaatcatgacccccgagggtagggtggggccacaatgggggggggtcaaagttttacataggaatatgtagagttaatctttaaaaatgttcttctcagaaactaatcagccaaatgattctttataactgttaagactttggccccaggacaattcttttgcctcacaagaaggttcagagtttgagaTTAACATAAGCCTTTTGGCTTGTTTCTCAATGTTCTATGTACTATCATTATAATATGTATGATGCAATTTactagataaatacatgtattgtttaaaCAGGTTTACTTTGGGGGTTTATTCTGGGTCTgcgttttgaaaatttgcatcaACTCGGGGTTTATTTTAGGTCCACTTAGTTACTCAGGATTGCTTTTTGGGTCCACTTTATGCTCaaaagtgtgaagcagacccatTTTACtatcttactgcctgtaattcctggcccttgtatattccaaatGCACATGTAGcatctgctttcaggggtatacttctgatcggggtttactctgtGACTTCACTCTGGGTTTACCGGTACTTTGGGTTTACTGAAAATTTGCATCAACTCGGGGTTTATTTTAGGTCCACttagggtttactttgggtttacttgggatTGCTTTTGGGGTCCACTTTATgcaagtgtgaagcagacccatcttaccatcttactgcctgtaattcctggcccttgtatattccaaatgcaaaatccccccccccccctttttttttttgctagtcaagattttttggataagtctggcccccccccccccactttcaaaaacaatgctacgtgcctgcttagTGTTATCTGGGCTCTCATTCACAGTTTTTTGTCTGATTTTTGTATATGACTTCTCAACGAGGGGTATGAATTTGAGCGtacaaatatatacagtaaatacatgcatattttgaaTGAATAGATATGACTCCTCCAACTTTGTCTTGTTTCCATTGTAGGACAGCTGTAATGGCAGGGCTATGGAGTGCCGGTTTGGTGGTGGTTAACTTCATTATTCCATGTGTACTAGGAACTGAGTCCACTACAGCAACTGGCAACAATCTTGTTGACTTCTGGATTGTCCGCTTGGGAATTAATCTGCTGGGTTATGCCACTGTGTTTGTACCTGGCGCAATTATCATAAATTATTTGAGGAAGATTAAATTCAATGAAACAGGAGGTGTGTTTGATTATAGAGTTTCATACCAACCAATCGTTGGTTGATGTACTAGATCcctgaaataatttaattatacaAGAGTGAAAAGTTTAACTAAATTGGATCTTAGGACATTTGAAAAATAGTTATAAAAATACTCCATGGTTTAGTTAAAACAATGAATCAGGCTTACCTTTATGACTTGAACTTCATTGATATTGTAACAGTCTTAGTTAAAAGTATGATACGACTCGTTCATTTACAGGGCATGGTTTTCTGGCAGATCTTTTAAGAAACTTTGCATTTGGGAAGGAGCAGTCTTTGCCTCTCACACATGAGGACAACCCTGGAAAGAGAGCAGATGCTGAAGACTCCACTTTGAGACGGGGTCTGACTTTGCTGTTCTGTGTGGTTGGACTGCAAGGCTCCTACTTAACATGGGGGGTGCTTCAGGAGAAAATAATGACATCAGAATATGGACGAACAGGAAACACAGCTGGAGAGTTCTTCAAAAACTCCCAGTTTTTAGTCTTCATTAACAGAATATTAGCTTTCATCATTGGCTCAGTGGTGTTATCCTTAAAATCTCAACCAACACATACAACACCACTTTATAAATACTCATTCAGTTCATTTTCCAACATCATGAGCAGCTGGTGTCAGTATGAGGCACTAAAGTTTGTCAGCTTTCCTACACAAGTTATGGCCAAGGCATCCAAAGTTATTCCAGTGATGCTAATGGGTAAGGTTGTATCCAACAAGAAGTATGAATACCATGAGTACATTACTGCTGTGCTGATCTCGGTTGGGGTGAGTTTGTTTTTACTCACCAGTGGAGATGTAACTCGACACAAGGGAAGTGTGACCACAGTGTCTGGCGTGTTCTTGCTGATTGGTTACATGGTCTTTGACAGCTTTACATCCAACTGGCAGGGGGAACTTTTCAAACGCTATAGGGTATCATCTATACAAATGATGACGGGTGTCAATCTGTTTTCATGTCTATTAACTGGTGTATCTTTAATAGAACAAGGAGGATTTTTTGAATCTTTAGCTTTCATGAGTAAACACCCAGATTTTATATTTCACGCAATAGTTCTTAGTTTATGTTCAGCTGGGGGCCAGCTCTTCATTTTTTATACTATTGCTCAGTTTGGACCTGTCACTTTCACAATTATCATGACTATAAGACAAGGTCTTGCCATTTTGTTGTCTTGTGTAATTTATGGTCATCCTGTGACGCTAATAGGAATTATGGGAATTTTCGTTGTCTTCCTTGCTTTGTTTCTGCGGATTTATGCTAATCAGAGGAAACGGGCACTACAACAGAAAAACAAACAGGCTGGTAACGACTCCAATGTTTGACttgtattttgatgaaatattattttcttattatatGCATTGTCTTATATtgctgaactttttttttattggcaGAAAAGACAGTGCCATActaaacttttatttatttttttttgaatctCATATGCTTTATATGATACTCTGTATGTTTTGAATAATTGACATCTCAGTATTTTTGATAGTGTATTATACAGTCAGTTTCTGTATTAGTATTAACCGAGTGATAATAGATTGGTCATTATTTCAGGTATTTTATGTATGATGCGCAGATATTTTAGTAGGGTTTATGCAggtattaaattacattttgtaTACAAGTATCTTAATCTATGTAGTAAACTCTCCACAAAGCAAAGCACACCTAATTGGGATTTTTATATGTTACCAAACTGCAGGCCTTGGATTTGCAGCAGAATTTTATAGCAGAATTACCACATGCAAAGAAAATCTATTTTAGCTTTGTGGCATTCATTTATGCTCAGTGATTAATCGGAAAGACTCAGCATTTTTACATTAgaccatttttagctcaccgagacgaagtcggggtagcttatgctatacccctgGCTTTGGCATGCGGACCTGGttgaagtttttgttgcaggtcctatatctaagttattacacgttctatcttcaccaaacttgcatggatgatgcatctggacctattTATcaacttgaaagacttggatgctgaatcttggccataaatttcagatgctggaggaggttaaggtttttggagcaggttaaccTAAAGTTTTTAGTgcaggtgcccattgatagcaatttCTTTCTAAGtcactactggtcctaacttcaccaaacttgcatagattatgcgtcttatgatactgatgcaatagacaggcttgaatgctgaatctgagccataggttttggatgcttgaaaaggttaaggtttttggagctggttaaagtttttggagcatgtgccctctaatgattacccggtatattttaattattactAGTCCTAACTTCCCCAAACTTGAATTGATGATGATGCACATGGcaggcttggatgctgaatctgagcataggtttcggatgctggatgagttTTAGTGTTTTGGAACAGGTTACacgttttatagataatagatTGAATAGTTGATTTaagtataatataaatgaattgcagaggtagcttcagatgcagagtcTGATCTCCATTATCCTCATTCAAACCTTCTTCACAgatgtgtttgttttttaatgatataacaagatttttatttcttaggatatagtattgtatgatatgatacacttttgttttatatgatacagtattatatcatatattatataattgtaaaaaataatatgatacaatatgatattgtatcaatgtaattgttcattatgatatgatattgtatcataatattgttctgtatagtattatatatgaaaaaatattgtataatatgatgtaCTATATAATgatttatcacatgatattgtttcatatgatattgcaatatataatactgtatcatttgatacaatgttgtataatatataatatgatatgttATTGTATAACGTGATATtggtttaaataatatattattatatcacatgaaattgtaatatattatattttaatatataatatgtatcatgatatgctattgtataatataatattgttttatatagaaTATGACTACATCACATGagattgtatcatattatatgatacaatgttgtatcaaatgatattatacaaatattgactggggttgagggcaacattgattgtATTAGCCCCCAAGGGATGAAATATTGCCCGACACGAAGCAGATGGCAATACTTTTGTCCAAAGGGGGCTAATATTCCGTAATCAATGTTGCCgtaaaacacagtcaacatttgttttgttatatgaagaaacaaaccaaaatttaagaaagtaattgaaaacagatcgcggTAATTTTTTCAGCTCATCAAAGAATTCaggaattcaattttgtgcaaagttcatttccaaatatcctcagcatcaaagggtcactggtgatattccgccgccCATAAGAATTgacatacagatgttctacctgattttacttcgcAGTAATTGGCAAATCCTTACATATCCGTTATGATaccaaaccgtcgcattgcgcgtccgttgtttacttgccttgactggcTGTCTATTATAACGTCACCTtattttggagtcgcgaagagttatttacgtcattgTTTATGAATCAACAAATCCGAAgtgattaattaaaaaagatggaatattctctagatattattcctagccggtcaatattaacaaaatattgaccagtcaatattttttggacgagctaatattacaattattgactattcttCTATATAGAGtaatatagtgagaatatactactgaatataacaatgttttatatgttacaatatcatattatgtgtcaaatatgataaaatatcatacaatacaatattatattatacaatatgattTCAAAGTTACAATATTGTTGTGTATTgtgtgatatgatattatatcatataatactatattatatataatatgatattgtattatgtgatcaaacaCAATTGATCGTGACACAAAGCATATGCACGTCTgtaaagatttataaaataatatctacaaaataataaccgtaaattttgtaaaagttaTACATTTTTCTTGAACATCATTGTCAAAAGCCATTCTAGAATAAGGTTTAAAACGGAAGGAAACATGTTTACAGAAGAATATCCCCTCTGACTTCTTGAAGTCGTGTATAAGGtcatatataaaaaatagtCTTATGTAAAAATGCtgagtttttatttttgtcataagtTTATCATAG is part of the Crassostrea angulata isolate pt1a10 chromosome 3, ASM2561291v2, whole genome shotgun sequence genome and encodes:
- the LOC128177121 gene encoding adenosine 3'-phospho 5'-phosphosulfate transporter 1-like isoform X1, with the translated sequence MKTSHRRTAVMAGLWSAGLVVVNFIIPCVLGTESTTATGNNLVDFWIVRLGINLLGYATVFVPGAIIINYLRKIKFNETGGHGFLADLLRNFAFGKEQSLPLTHEDNPGKRADAEDSTLRRGLTLLFCVVGLQGSYLTWGVLQEKIMTSEYGRTGNTAGEFFKNSQFLVFINRILAFIIGSVVLSLKSQPTHTTPLYKYSFSSFSNIMSSWCQYEALKFVSFPTQVMAKASKVIPVMLMGKVVSNKKYEYHEYITAVLISVGVSLFLLTSGDVTRHKGSVTTVSGVFLLIGYMVFDSFTSNWQGELFKRYRVSSIQMMTGVNLFSCLLTGVSLIEQGGFFESLAFMSKHPDFIFHAIVLSLCSAGGQLFIFYTIAQFGPVTFTIIMTIRQGLAILLSCVIYGHPVTLIGIMGIFVVFLALFLRIYANQRKRALQQKNKQAGNDSNV
- the LOC128177121 gene encoding adenosine 3'-phospho 5'-phosphosulfate transporter 1-like isoform X2, producing the protein MAGLWSAGLVVVNFIIPCVLGTESTTATGNNLVDFWIVRLGINLLGYATVFVPGAIIINYLRKIKFNETGGHGFLADLLRNFAFGKEQSLPLTHEDNPGKRADAEDSTLRRGLTLLFCVVGLQGSYLTWGVLQEKIMTSEYGRTGNTAGEFFKNSQFLVFINRILAFIIGSVVLSLKSQPTHTTPLYKYSFSSFSNIMSSWCQYEALKFVSFPTQVMAKASKVIPVMLMGKVVSNKKYEYHEYITAVLISVGVSLFLLTSGDVTRHKGSVTTVSGVFLLIGYMVFDSFTSNWQGELFKRYRVSSIQMMTGVNLFSCLLTGVSLIEQGGFFESLAFMSKHPDFIFHAIVLSLCSAGGQLFIFYTIAQFGPVTFTIIMTIRQGLAILLSCVIYGHPVTLIGIMGIFVVFLALFLRIYANQRKRALQQKNKQAGNDSNV